A region of the Primulina tabacum isolate GXHZ01 unplaced genomic scaffold, ASM2559414v2 Contig760, whole genome shotgun sequence genome:
TTTAATACAACCAAATCGAAATCATAATTATGCATGAGAATACAAGAAACCAATAAAACCTCTGTTGGATCCCATTGAGAACCCAACTGCTCTAGCCGCTTCCCTGGCCATCCAAAACATCCAACCTACCGAAGACCTGCCCCGTGGAATTGGAAGGGGTCCAAGATGAAAAGAAGGACGTGATCGACAATTGCCCAATACGACAATGAACGAGCAtacaaactaatatgatgcatgtGAAATGCAATATGCCTGAATATCAAGGATCAAGTCAAGAATCTCATGTTCAGTCTAGAGGTACTCGAGTGTGTTGTTTTTTATATGTCCTAGGCATGTTTTAGCTCCTACGGTCATCATCAAAACATGGACCTACAATGTCTAGGGTCATCAGAGCCCACGGGTCTCATTGGACACTGTAGCTCTCAATACCCAATAATCCACAATAAAGAACAGGGTTGAGCGGCCCCAACAAATAAGGTATATCTCAAAAAATATCAGGCCCAACGCGATATGTCAGGCATAATATgtcaaagcaataaaacattTATCATGCAACATATAAGTGTGTATACTATGCTTGGATATCTCAGTCAGTACATCACGTACCTCATTAGAACAATTTGACATAAGTTTACTCGTCTGAATCTAGACAATACCGACATATTGAAATCATTATCATGCCAGATTCAGAATTAATAAACATATTTCAAAGTTCTTCCTAATGatccttaaatcattatttaaggCTTTAGGATTGTACAGGCGTCCGTCATCAGCCCGCTGAAGACGTCTTGATCTGTGTGTCTCGGTTTACCGACTTCTCCTCGAGTCGACGTTAGCTCCgaagattttcgaaattaaaccGTCTTAGAAATTGGCTAGAAAAACCTAAGGTATATGGTTAGAACTCCAGAGAGATTAGCTGAGGGAAAATGGTGTATGAAACAAATAAAATCAGCTTCCGTTCATAGACTGCATCATGACTAGTTCAGAATATTCGAACTCAATCTTATCTGTCATGTGTTATAATCACATTCATCTAGTTGGATTTCTCGGGTATAATGTAATCCGAAGTAGATTGAGTTGTCCATTTTAAATATGGTGGATCCCAACATGTTGATCCTCAATTAATGAATTCCTTGATAATACTTAATTAAAAACTCTTTGATCATGTCTTATTAGTACTTCactcaaaataaacattcaGGTCATTACAGTTTTAACCTATGGCAAGATTTCCAATCACTATCACATTCCTTGAGATGAGATAAAACACAAAGAAAAAGGATAAAATTCTTCCAATCCGCACAAAAATCAGGTAACCACTCTAATCCCCCACCGATGTAAGCATCAATTCTATAAATCATGAAATTAAGGACTAGcatagaaaactcaaagaagaaATCCAAAGACGTACCCATGGAAGCTTGAGATGAGAAAAGTATGTGGGGAATTGCTTGGGACTCAAAATTGACGGTGGAGGGAACCAGAGGCAGAATAAGTCACCCAGaaaagatagtgtattggctaTGGAAGATCTCGGTTGAGTAAAGGACATGGCAATCAGGAAAACAAGAGGAATAAGCAGCTGAAATCAAAATGAAGTACGAGAAACAATGGCAAAAAAGTTGATCATAGCTGCAGAAACATTCCGAGAATGAGTGTGGGGAAGAAACTTGTGTTGCAGCAATTGAGCTAAGCAAAGATGTGGCCAGCGATGAGGATTGAGGTACCGAGCTATGCGCTCCAAAGAAAGCAGAAAAACTAACGATGTATGTGGTACTAAGGCAGCAAGAACAAAAGATGGAGTATTTGTGGCAGCCGCAAATGGCGATTCGACAGCGCCGATGGTGAAAACCTGCAATGAAGTAGTGGGAAGATGTTGGGTGAAGAGTAATTGCAAATTTTGAAAGAATCGTGAAACCTGAGTTTTAATGGAGTAATATAGAATTTGATTTTGAGGATTTTGGAACTCTGGATAGTTGCAGAAAATTTGGCAAATAAGAAGATGAAACAAACAGAAAAatctttttgaaattttgtgTAAAGTTTAAGTATAGCTGGTGCGGTCCAATTTATGGAAGGCAATTGTTTCATTCCAGTTTGTAGCATTTTACgtcaattttattatattttcatgTCTTATAGATTCTCACTGGttattatatattcaaaaatCACATTGATAGTTATTTCTTAGATTTCAATGGCAATTTTCTTGCATTCCTTTGTTTTTAGTACATATTAATTTAAGAGATCATACAAAAGTCAAATTTAGTATATATTTCTCTTGAATTAttagaagttagatttttataatttttcactTAAATCGATGGATTTTGCACCTGATATGTCCACAATCTACATAATTTTGTAAAAACaactatataattaaaaatcattCAATTTTTAAATTGGATTTTCGAATATAACATGGATAATTGCCTAACACTTGCAATATATGATAGATAAACTTTCCTTTTTATATGTTTGGACTGTGACCACATATGGTACCATTCATTTTTTAAGTCAAGTTTAGAGAgttacattttcataaaacagaAATACTTTAagataaaattataattcaaaATCATGATATATAATAAGTCTTATGTGAGATGGTTTAAGGAAATTTATATCCGTGAAACGAGTTGATCCGATCTATATTTACAAAGAAGATCAATAATTTtggtataaaaattattttttataaatcgaGTTAGATTAGAGACTcatataaaaaattaaccaaTGAGACAGTCTGatataacttttttttttgtattgtaCTATATGgaatataatgtttaaaaaatttatcttgCACATTCATCCATAATAATTTCGTAACCAACTTATTGTcttgtttatttatttgtttattatCAAGTACAACGATCATATGACATCTGATCATTATTATCAAGAACATTTTGTATGTCTACATCAAGTTCGAGATTTAATTATATAAGTCAGATTTAAAtcgagaaaaaaaatttaataatatttttaatatataatagaCAATATGTTAGAGTAGGTTCAAAAAATTGGTATGGATTAGGATTAGCTTGGTTAGAGAGTCCTAGTATTGAAGGGTACTTAATCCGACGATTAGGATTTAAGATTGAAACGAAGTAGGGCTATACAACCACTCTTTTTATATGAACAaaacacacaaatatatatatatattctcaaCACACCCGCAAATACATACAAAATCTGTGTAATCTTCTGCTTCCTCGCTAATATTCGCAGATTTAATCCTCTTCCCATCTCGTCTGCTGCGTACCAGGCCAAGGATTTTCGGAGGAAATTGATGACATTtggctttttttttttgcctagAATATTCGACGCACTTGTTTTAGACTCTGAAACGATAGCATAACTAAAGGCGGCGTGTGCAAGGGATTAGGGTTTTTCCTTAACACGGAAGACTGTTTTGGGTATAGTTTccctatattatattttattcgaCGCGTTGGTTtcgttctattttttttaagtttttcgGGGTATTATACGACTGTTTCCGAGTTTTGATAAACTTCCGTGCTGATAGACTGTTCGAATTCCTGGCTTATTTTGGGATTTTTCGTTGTTGTTTGGTGGATTCTAGGGTCTAGGGTTTGGTTCTCATGCGTTTTCTAACTTGGGTATAGATTTATTTTGAAGAATTTGATCTATTTTGGCATTCCTTGTGCATGGAGTGGGGTAATATTTAACGGGGTTTGTTGAATTTGCTTGTTATTGACGTATGAGTGTCTTCCTGGCTTGTTTTCTTTGAGCATGGAGGACATTCGAAGCTGCTACTTTTAATGCTGTTTCTGGCAATTGAAACGTGATTGGGTTTTGttggtttttgttttgttaaGTTGAATGTTCTGTTTGGGCTGATAGAATATTAAAAATTGTACAGAGCGAGAAGAAACCCTAGATACCCTGTATAGGACAGTTCAAATTCTTTGATTCTAATACCAGTTTGTTGGAGTATTATATTTGGTGTCTTTAACTTGCATTTTGGGGATCCTGGCTATTAAATTTTGGAGCTGGGCATTAGGCTGTTGAGAAGAAAAGGTGGATTTAGGGAATTAGCAATATAGAATAAAGGCTAGACCGACTACGGTCAATTTTGTTTGGGTGCGGATAAGATTTGCTAAATTGGTATTGGCACATGGCTGCGGAACGGTGGTAGTTATTCTAAGAGGACAAGTTAATTTTCCTCCCTTTTTTTGTATATGATAATGTTTAGCACTAGTTATGGAAAAAAGTGAGCCGACTTTAGTACCGGAATGGTTGAAAAATTCTGGAAACCAGAGCGGCAGTGGGTCTACTTCGCATTTAGGTATTTTCATCTTAAATAAGAATTTATTTATCCAACTTTTTCAATCTTTCGGATCTAcctatttttaatgttttttgttttgttttagaTGATAAATCTGCACCCAAACTTTCAAGGAACAATTCATTTTTGAGTAGCAATGGTCATGATTTTGGACGATCATCAAGTTCTGAAAGAACGACCTCGTCATATTTCCACCGGAGTTCCAGTAGTAATGGCTCTGGAAATCTGAGGTCCTATAATAGTTTTGGCCGAAATCGGCGTGACAGGGATTGGGAGAAAGATAGACATGATTCTCTAGACAAAGACAAGTCAGTGTCTGGGGATAGCTGGCACAGGGGCTTTTCAGATTCATCGGGGAACACCTTTTCTGGTAAATTTGAGTGGGATGGGTTAAGACGATCTCAGTCTGCAATTTCTGGGTCGAATGGGGACACATGGACTAAGAAAGTTGTAACTGATTCAAGCAGTGTAGGTGGAAACAACACTAGTGGTTTGCTTACCAAGGGTACTCTTGTTGGCAACGTGAACAAAACGAGATTTGAGAGAAATTTTCCATCATTAGGAACTGAAGAAAGAGCAGTCATTCCGGAGGTAGGAAGAGTCCCATCTCCGGGCTTAAGTTCTGCAATTCAGAGCTTACCTATTGGTCATGCTGCTGCAGTTGGTGGCGAAAAATGGACATCTGCTTTGGCAGAGGTTCCTGTGTTACTTGGAAGCAATGGAATCGGAATCTCGTCTGTGCAACAGTTTGCTTCCACACAACCTGCCTCGGGCACAACCACCTCTCTCAATATGGCAGAAGCTGTAGCTCAGGGTCCAAGCCGAGCTCCGGTTATGCCTCAGGTAGGTTCCTTTCTCCGTTATCATTGAAGATTTTCGAGTGACTCTGCTAATACACAGTGTTCATTCTGTTACAGATATCTGTTGGAACTCAAAGGCTCGAAGAACTGGCAATTAAACAATCTAGGCCGTTAATTCCAGTCACACCATCCATGCCAAAGACTTTGGTAAGAGTGGAACTGtagttgttttgaaattttagaaATATGACATGTTTCATATGGTCAGTTGATGAACTTTATTGATTGTGATCTTTCTTCTAGGTGTATGGGTCAGTACATGTCTCActgatttaattttttcttcCTTTTAGGTAAAAAAAAAGAAGCTATAATGTTTGTTTCGTGATTACATAATCGGAAGGTTTTTCATTACAATGGAAATATTAGATTTTTCACAAGATATGCTTTGATGTCTCATGATTGGAGCAATTTATTTAGTCTTGTGGTCTTATGAAGTTTTCTGTTCAAGTTAGATTCAGATTGCTAGAAATAGACATGACTggagaggggggggggggggggggggggggggggggggggtctTGAATAGTTTCTTCTTTTCTTCAACATTGTGCTGTTTTAGAAGTATCTTTTTAAAATTGTCCTAATATTCTTGTCATATCATAGTAGATTAAATTGTGGAATTGATCTTGTACAAAATTAGCTCGAGGACACTTTTTATGCTGAAAAAGAAGCCTAAGCAATAGATGGAGAGTTTCTGCAACATACGATGTCTGTTGATGGATATGGAAGTTTGGACGAAACAGTCCTAGAGTAGCTCTTTAATTAGGCAATCAAACTATATAATCGAAAAAGATCAGCAAGATTAATCACTTTTGGCTGccttgtgtgtgtttgtgtgttttTTGAAGAGGAAATCTACTCTTGGAGTCTTGGTAAAACTACATTTATATTAACTATGATTTTTCTTTTGGCACCAGTAGTGAAATATGTAGAACAGTCTCTCCTAACTGCCTATTATGAACCTTGGCTAGAATTAGAAATTCGTTAACTGGGAGAAAGAACGAGAAAAGTGGAAACTAGAGTTGTAAGGCTTTGAGCAATCTCACCTGAAAAGAAAAGGAAGCAGATTATAATAAGTGGAATATCATTGAAGAAACAAAAGCCCCTGTACTATTGGAATGATTTTAGCTCGAAATTCTTAGAAAATGTACTATGTCCTTAGTTTCGATATTTTCATCGCAGAACAAAATCAGGAACTTTATCGATCGTAGATAAAAAGCTATTCGTACATGAATAAATCTGGGGATTGTGGTAGTTGAGGTGAAGTTCCAACTTTTTATTGTACGAGGAAAACATAAATCAATTGGTGTATGTCTTGTACTTGAAGAAGCTTAAAATCTAATATGATCTTATTTTCCCACCCTTTTGGTAAACAGCTTGCTTGAACTTCTTAATGTTTGTTTCTCCTTTTGTTGCCTAGCTGTATTGATGTCATTGGGTGGGTTGCGTTTATTATTCCCTGAATTTATGAACTCAATCACCTGTATTTTATCAGGATTTTCCAAATTCCAATGATGTAGCTAGTTTCTAGCAATTAATATGAGACTATCATTATGTCATAGTGGTAAAATCAGTGGTTTGATGGCTGGCTACGTTCTGTGAAAAACAAACCACAATTTTAAACTGATCAGATTTTTCACCATTTACTGTTTCAATAACAATTTTCTCTCTTGAAGTTTAAAAAGAAACTCTTTGGTAAGTTAAATATTTTGCTGTCATTCAACCTTGAAAATCATTCCACTCTGCTGTGTTTTGGCTTTGGATGGTTATGTTTCCTTGTCCTCTGGTCAAGATGGTAAAATTGGACTCCTTTGTCTATTTTGTTGTTACGTATGTGTCAACTTTTTCATTGGAAATTCGATATTTCTTTAAAGTGTAATGCTTTTCAACTTCTTATCACGAGTTTACCCTTCTTCTCATCATATTAAAGACTGATTGAATTTTTTTCCTGACGCTCTTTTCCAAGTCCCCGTTGGAGGAAAATTATGTGGACTTGTTCCTTTTATGATTACTATTAAGTTATCTATAACTACATGCTTTATATGTATTATGTTCTCCACAATTGGAATTGTGGATATCATGTGCCTCATAAGAGTATTCCATCTGATCGAGGAAGTTATTTTTATCATAACTGTAATAATAAATTTTCTATGAAACATAATTAAGTGACATGACAAGTCACAACCTCTGTGAATATTGGATTTCCCCTGCTTCAAAGCTGCTAATGAGATTTGCATGCCTGAATTTCTGGTTATGCTTTAATCTCTTTGGTCAGTGCCTAGGTTCTGAAAGACCACTTAAATTAGTTATACTCCCTTTCTTCGTTTGTTGCAGTAGGACCCCTGAAATTGCATGTcctttcaaataattaaattgatttttataCTGTTAACATCACCATTTGTTCAGAGTCATCCCTCTGTCCATTGATCGACAATAACTGAAACGTCATGTTATTTTTCTCGTGAGCAAGTGTAAACCATTTTTCGCTGACTGTTAGCAAAAGGTTGGAGATATGTCTTGTGGATTTTTGATGTCTTTAAACGGATATGGTGACAGATTGCAGCACTTTACAACATGCCTGGttttgattttcttgtttttaaGACATTGCTTCTAGAAGGGGCCAGGTAGAATGTCACATATGGAAAATAATTAATATGACGAGTCACTCATATGTCCTTGCATATAATAGAGAGTAAAATTATCTGATAAGCTTGAAGATGGTTATCAACTACTTTTCTTTCTGTTCTTGTGATACTAGTTTGTGAACAGGTACATTTGTCAGAAAGTATTCCCTGAATGAGCTATATAAATTGTGCACATCATATATACTCTCTTTTTTGTCGAAAAGAGTGGATAGCGCTTAATCATTTGGAACTTTATAACTTTTGGCCATTTACTTTCCATTGGTTTGGCACTATCCGGTTGCAGCATTTCTTGTGAATATTTGTTGAGTATGCTCAACTTTGCTACAGGTTTCAAATTCTTCAGATAAACAGAAAACTAAATTGGGCCAGCAGCAGCATCCCATAACTTCACTTCCCATTAATAACTCGAAGGGTGATACGTCTAAGTCATCAAATGCGGGGAAACTCCATGTTCTCAAGCCATCACGAGAGAAAAATGGGGTTGCTCCTGTTGTGAAGGACAATTCGAgtccaacaagtggtatcaatgCAGTAATTTCTACACTTCCCACTGCTCCATCTGTTGCTGGTGCTGTAGTAGCCAAGGGCTCACCAAACATCCCAGCCCTGAACCATAAGCCTGTATTAACTGTGCTGGAGAAGCGAACCACCTCTCAAGCTCAAAGTCGAAAAGAGTTTTTCAACCTTGTGCGAAAGAAATCTATGGCGATCTCCACTTCTGTTACTGATACTGATACTGAGAACTTTTCCTCAGTTATGGACTCTGGGACTGCTGTATCCCCGCCACCTTCAGAAACTTCTGAAAAGGAGGATGTACCTGCTCCTAATACTTCTCAGATTGATGATGCTCAATCAAGTGCAAACCTGAGTGATGACCTTTTGTCTGAGAAAAGAGCTGATGTGACTTGCATTGATGATACTTGTATTGTGCCGAAGTACTTAGACAATGGAAAGAACGCTAGCATGGATCCTTTATTTTCAGAGGAGGAAGAGGCTGCCTTTCTACGCTCTTTGGGTTGGGAGGAAAATTCAGATGAGGGTGGACTTACCGAAGAAGAAATAAGTGCTTTCTTAAAAGATGCGACTAAGGTATATAATACAACCTCCATTCGGATATATATTACTTTAtggtttatttattataaaatttgtcatATTTGTTGTCACTGAAAAATGCTCTTCGTTTCATAATGCAGTACAACTCAAAACCAGCTCTGAGAATACTTGAAGTAGTGCAGCCCAAATCTATTGCACCATTAGACTCCCAAATTACTGGAGTTTCTCCTGGATTGAGTTCTTCTGATGCTAAGCTGGAATCTTGATCTGCTAAACGCGGTTTGTTTGACTGAAATCTTATGTTGATCGAGAAGATGAGTTGTTATTGCTTCTTGGttctttttttttcctgatATTCAGTGCTGGTTGGGGATATGCTGTCAGAAAAAGGAAGGTGGGTTGATATTTTTTGTCTTTCACAGAAGTGGAATAGGAATAAATTACCGATGATCAAGTCCTACAATCACTCTTGGTGACGTGTTCACGATGTGGGTTTTAGACTATTCATGGTCATAAGCACAGAGATAGAATAGGTTTTAATCTATCAAGCTACTCGACGACATTGCTTGTTTGCAAAGTCTGGGTCTTCACAGTTTTGGGGTTAAATGACGAACAGGGAATTTTTTTGAACAGATATTCACCCTTTCTTTTGGTTGATTAAAGATGAAAAGAATCAAGATTACGCGGATGTTCTTTCTTAATTTTTGTTCACTCATATATTTCTGAGCTTGTGCTTTTTTTCAGCCATTTGAATGCTTGCTTAAACCATGACATTTTTCTTGAAGAATGATTGATCGGTTGTGTGTTTCAAGCAGCTGTCGTAATTAGTTCCAAAAAATTGAGTGTGCGAGTTCTTCCGATTATCGAGAAGAAATTGTTGcgtaatattttatgatttaaaatatttgaattataatattaatttttattttaatttattgatgTTATGTAAATACATGTTGACAAGTGTCACAAATCGTTGCAATTATTAGACATGCCATTGACACGTGGGTAATTATTATAAAGTAAGAGAATGTTAtaattgttgaaaaataatatttaaaatgtgtgtattgaatatttgaatgttgaatatttgaatattgaaaataagagttgtaaatattgaaaattagtgtgtgatgatgtaggtaatgatgaatttatttttggattatttgtaaagattttcaataaatagatctctcatttgtgaagaaaatcacaattgagttaacagaaaaatattataaagtgtgtagtttgataattttgagagtttgagatttttactttttaccataaatttttactttttcacaacacgttatcagcacgaagctctaaaagtacTCCAtgcttttccaagctccaaacagaaaaaaaaggtaacaaaaataataatatttattttacttttatttatttattatgtatatatttaatatataatataatgttattatataataaaaattagaaataataataataatttttcaaaaacttgttataaatcctagGAGGATGTAAAGACGATATCCCACACTCTCGGTAAGGGATAcaacaagtataaaagcctataaggtttttaaacaaaataacttatgacacctcattataataatgtgatatgatatacataattatttaaacatgactaatattatatacatcatattattaccataaaattgtacaaatacatacatttattttttgtatacCAACGGtaataaacggtaacaaaatgGCTAGTTTTTACcatataaatatgatctcataaacacattcaatcactccaactttctcttcttctctaaaaattattattcatcaaatttttcgaagaaaaaagaagatggctttctcaagattatttttaattattttggttatcatactcacgagtcttgtatttattggagaatatcctcctcgtgtgctttctttatttttacgaatgcttgcacttgttgtttatccattactttgtattgcaatattcattaactaataaaatgcatcgtaattttttttagtaccaccatgtcaaatttgacaaagctcgaatttgttgcgctcgacatcacgggaaaaaattatataccatggactctcgatgtagaaatgcatcttgagtcattgggtctaagcgagaccattaaagaaaatggtatatcttcatcacaagaaaaagcaaaagttataatatttttgcgtcgacatctcgatgaagatttaaaatgtgaatatctcatcgaaaaagatcccatggctctgtggaaaggattgaaagaaagattcgaacatataagggaagttatacttccgaccgcccgtgatgaatgaaatatgttaagattccaagatttcaagaaagttagtgattacaattcggcgatgtatcgaataatctcgcaattaaaattttgtatacATGAGGTTACGGAAtcagaaatgcttgaaaaaacattttccacgtttcacgcatcaaatataactttacagcaacaatatagagtgtgtggatttgcgagatattctgaacttcttgcctgtcttcttgtggcggaaaagaacaacgagctattaatgagaaatcatcagtcccgacccactggatcaacagcatttccagaagtaaatgctgtgagtaaaaatgaatttaaatctggaaaccaaaatcaaatccagagacaaggttttggtcgaggttttggtcgtggtcgtggacgtggacgtggaagtggtcgtggttgcggccgtggttttgaaaacaatcgagatagttattatTATAACTTATCTCAAAAGGACGTCACGAACAACCCACcaaaaaggcatcatgagaacatgagtgtaaatgaaaatcactcaaaaagatttgaaagttcttgtttt
Encoded here:
- the LOC142534963 gene encoding uncharacterized protein LOC142534963, which gives rise to MEKSEPTLVPEWLKNSGNQSGSGSTSHLDDKSAPKLSRNNSFLSSNGHDFGRSSSSERTTSSYFHRSSSSNGSGNLRSYNSFGRNRRDRDWEKDRHDSLDKDKSVSGDSWHRGFSDSSGNTFSGKFEWDGLRRSQSAISGSNGDTWTKKVVTDSSSVGGNNTSGLLTKGTLVGNVNKTRFERNFPSLGTEERAVIPEVGRVPSPGLSSAIQSLPIGHAAAVGGEKWTSALAEVPVLLGSNGIGISSVQQFASTQPASGTTTSLNMAEAVAQGPSRAPVMPQISVGTQRLEELAIKQSRPLIPVTPSMPKTLVSNSSDKQKTKLGQQQHPITSLPINNSKGDTSKSSNAGKLHVLKPSREKNGVAPVVKDNSSPTSGINAVISTLPTAPSVAGAVVAKGSPNIPALNHKPVLTVLEKRTTSQAQSRKEFFNLVRKKSMAISTSVTDTDTENFSSVMDSGTAVSPPPSETSEKEDVPAPNTSQIDDAQSSANLSDDLLSEKRADVTCIDDTCIVPKYLDNGKNASMDPLFSEEEEAAFLRSLGWEENSDEGGLTEEEISAFLKDATKYNSKPALRILEVVQPKSIAPLDSQITGVSPGLSSSDAKLES